A single window of Nematostella vectensis chromosome 4, jaNemVect1.1, whole genome shotgun sequence DNA harbors:
- the LOC5511612 gene encoding deleted in malignant brain tumors 1 protein isoform X1: MWTVLLFFLALVRISLAAPVPVPHVRLVGGSLPSEGRVEVLHDGAWGTVCDDEWDIKDGNVVCRSLGYRFALQVKKYGSFGPGSGPIHMDNVRCKGTEKTLTDCEHVGWGDSDCFHSEDAGVVCYEHSAPPLQWRLVGGNTPYEGRVEVSLNGTWGTLCDTLWDMKEADIVCRTLGFQGARKELAKEKIKKTKGRKITHLNYLLCDGDEKSLEDCAHAGWLSDQQCPGEDVRVICEPDDIQLAPTQAVTAASPQVVSVKMSTKSTVTAPATRIIMTNQPMTGEAMTNQPMTEKTMTNQPMTDEPTNQPTIEKATNQPMTNQPMTEESMTNQPTTEEAMTSQLITEEAMTNQPMTEEAMKNEQMTEEATNQPMTGEAMTNQPMTGEAMTNQHMTKEAMTNQPTTDEAMKTQPMTEKAMTNQPMTEEAMTNQLMTEEAMKNQPMTGEAMTDQPMTEEAMTNLPMTEEAMKNQPMTGEAMTNQPMTEEAMKNQPMTGEAMTDEPMTEEAMTNEPMTEEAMTNQPMTGEAMTNEPMTEDATTNQPMTGEAMTNEPMTEEALTNQPMTEEAMTNEPITGEAMTNEPMTEEGLTNQPITGEAMTNKPMTGEAMTSEPMTEEAMTNQPMTGEAMTNEPTTKEAMTNAPMTGGAMTNQPMTGEAMTNQPMTEKTMTNQPMTEEAMTDQPMTGEAMKNQPMTEEAMTNQPMTGEAMTNQQMTEEAMTNQPMTGELMTNQPMTGDAMTNDPMTEEAMTNQPMTGEAMANQPMTGEAMTNEPMTEVAMTNQPMTGEVITNEPMTGEAMTNEPMTGEAMTNEPMTEVAMTNQPMTGEVMTNEPMTVEAMTNQPMTGEAMTNQPMTGEATTNQPMTEEAMNNHQMTELAMKNHQMTEESMTNQPMTEVPMETVTENQVAEKTMTKKPTTIKQTTSHPSTQRLPLTPVQSNFIRLSGGKKPSEGRVEVFYNNTWGTVCDDSWQMKDANVVCRMLGFPYALQYTQTSSFGGGSGPIWMDNVGCRGNESSLADCQFNGWGVHNCDHEEDAGVVCNDGTVDIMIRLAGGKRPTEGRVEVAINGVWGTVCDDFWSLDSARVVCRSLGFPGAKRAHSNAYFGAGTGPIQLDDVICDGSETSLTECERNGLGLKYFCGHHEDAGVECEEPITTPEPTTKKITTPVPSTSSPTPEPSKTARTSMATEVNQSTTARLLKTARGSMTTEPRPTSISNQTTRKATAGSMSMRTSFVTSSTRVTSSPTTVKATSRSTRTKFVPRITRVTASPTREARQYEVRLSDGKTPYEGRVEIYYNGKWGTVCDDSWGIDDGHVVCRSLGYASALQSKTKAYFGPGTGVPIHLDDVGCTGKETGLEDCRHKGWGVHNCGHQEDAGVVCNDGSVPVHFTRLVGGKTFLEGRVEVYHNGAWGTVCDDEWSISLANVVCRSLGFSFALQVRDRAAFGEGTGPIHMDNVHCTGSEMSLVKCGHRGWGISNCQHKEDVGVVCSERQAQVRLVNGDTPLEGRVELSYLPDTWGTVCDDSWDIQDAHVVCRSLGYHHAVRAIGNGFFGRGRGDIYLSALRCRGTEKSLVDCEHTGFHRVPGCGHIDDAGVVCANQSEAKTASPARDTDVPKHRTRLVGGRGPYEGRVEVWYGEEWGTVCDDEWDFNDANVVCKSLGFPAAKVFHRYARYGQGAGRILLDNVECTGSERSVVECPHQGWGVQNCHHSEDAGVECRTETWTELPTTSITTTTKTPTATSRATTTEAATSGATTTEAATTEATTATTTEVPTTSKERPSSRPTMTKSSSTTTFTTTRPLTPEIIGANEPQRTTKIPTKDGPHVRLRLMDGKRASEGRVEVLYDGEWGTICDNLWDVMDAHVVCRSLGYHSARKHKGFAFFGHGEGRVLLEGVQCTGKEDYLDHCPHMGWGVTGCGHHKDAGVMCYEEEPPTTQELLTPPITQSKKKASYGDIRLVGGFRPSEGRVEIYHNGVWGTVCDDQWDINAAHVVCRSLGYRRALEFKVYSHFGKGEEPTWLDDVVCRGSEKSLNECRHAGWGVENCAHSEDAGVVCEEDVPYTSKIPTHRTRLIGGSRPSEGRVEVFYNGAWGTVCDDLWDEADASVVCKSLGYPGARSFKTMAYFGRGSGPIVLDNVECRGYEDAIGECPSRGWGVSNCGHKEDAGVVCMDDNPDSKTEQPLFNGHTQALPRQTLSSENAAIRTRLVGGIRPSQGRLEVFYDGRWGTVCNDLWSDTNANVVCKSLGFGESHGLGFMFGAGSGPILMDDVICSGNEASLVDCSHRGWGVEDCEHREDVGVVCSENALARTTPTSAQKNPAPLSTTVTPTTQIPTTASLPTTTARPSTPAETTIQSTTSPETTIQSTTSPETTIQSTTSPETTIQSTTSTYNKLRTRLVAGNIPSEGRVEVLNDGVWGTVCDDLWSMEDAHVVCRSLGFQGARDYKSHAFFGRGTGPIWLDGVRCRGSEESVLECEHRGIGIHMCGHHEDAGVVCITSQ; this comes from the exons ttccagtaccgcacGTCCGGCTGGTAGGTGGGTCTCTTCCCAGTGAAGGCCGCGTAGAGGTTCTTCATGATGGAGCCTGGGGCACTGTCTGTGACGATGAGTGGGACATTAAGGACGGTAACGTGGTCTGCAGGTCCCTCGGCTATCGCTTCGCGCTACAG GTTAAAAAATACGGCAGCTTTGGTCCGGGATCTGGTCCGATTCACATGGACAACGTTAGATGTAAAGGAACCGAGAAAACCCTCACTGACTGCGAACACGTGGGGTGGGGTGACAGCGACTGCTTCCATTCAGAAGACGCAGGAGTTGTTTGCTATGAGCACTCAG CTCCTCCATTGCAATGGCGTCTTGTCGGAGGGAACACACCATACGAAGGTCGCGTCGAGGTGTCACTCAACGGAACGTGGGGCACACTCTGTGACACGTTGTGGGACATGAAGGAGGCAGATATTGTGTGCAGAACGCTGGGGTTTCAAGGAGCAAGAAAAGAGTTAGCAAAggaaaaaattaagaaaaccAAAGGTCGCAAAATCACGCACTTGAACTATCTCCTTTGTGACGGCGATGAGAAGTCGCTGGAAGATTGTGCTCATGCCGGCTGGTTATCAGATCAACAGTGTCCAGGAGAAGACGTGCGCGTGATATGTGAGCCTGACGATATCCAGTTAGCGCCTACACAAGCGGTGACTGCAGCAAGTCCTCAGGTGGTGTCGGTTAAAATGTCAACTAAATCCACTGTAACTGCGCCAGCAACCAGAATAATCATGACAAACCAACCAATGACAGGAGAGGCTATGACAAACCAACCAATGACAGAAAAGACAATGACAAACCAACCAATGACAGATGAGCCGACAAATCAACCAACAATAGAAAAGGCGACAAACCAACCAATGACAAATCAGCCAATGACAGAAGAGTCAATGACAAATCAGCCAACGACAGAGGAGGCGATGACAAGTCAACTGATAACAGAAGAGGCGATGACAAACCAACCAATGACAGAAGAAGCGATGAAAAATGAACAAATGACAGAAGAGGCAACAAACCAACCAATGACAGGAGAGGCGATGACAAACCAACCAATGACAGGAGAGGCGATGACAAACCAACATATGACAAAAGAGGCGATGACAAATCAGCCAACGACAGATGAGGCAATGAAAACTCAACCAATGACAGAAAAAGCGATGACAAATCAGCCAATGACAGAAGAGGCGATGACAAATCAGCTAATGACAGAAGAGGCGATGAAAAACCAACCAATGACAGGAGAGGCGATGACAGATCAGCCAATGACAGAAGAGGCGATGACAAATCTGCCAATGACAGAAGAGGCGATGAAAAATCAGCCAATGACAGGAGAGGCGATGACAAATCAGCCAATGACAGAAGAGGCGATGAAGAATCAGCCAATGACAGGAGAGGCGATGACAGATGAACCAATGACAGAAGAGGCGATGACAAATGAACCAATGACAGAAGAGGCGATGACAAACCAACCAATGACAGGAGAGGCTATGACAAATGAACCAATGACAGAAGATGCGACGACAAACCAACCAATGACAGGAGAGGCGATGACAAATGAACCAATGACAGAAGAGGCGTTGACAAATCAGCCAATGACAGAAGAGGCGATGACAAATGAGCCAATAACAGGAGAGGCGATGACAAATGAACCAATGACAGAAGAGGGGTTGACAAATCAGCCAATCACAGGAGAGGCGATGACAAATAAGCCAATGACAGGAGAGGCGATGACAAGTGAACCAATGACAGAAGAGGCGATGACAAATCAGCCAATGACAGGAGAGGCGATGACAAATGAGCCAACGACAAAAGAGGCGATGACGAATGCACCAATGACAGGAGGGGCGATGACAAACCAACCAATGACAGGAGAGGCGATGACAAATCAGCCAATGACAGAAAAGACAATGACAAATCAGCCAATGACAGAAGAGGCGATGACAGATCAGCCAATGACAGGAGAGGCGATGAAAAACCAACCAATGACAGAAGAGGCGATGACAAATCAGCCAATGACAGGAGAGGCGATGACAAATCAGCAAATGACAGAAGAGGCAATGACAAATCAGCCAATGACAGGAGAGCTGATGACAAATCAGCCAATGACAGGAGATGCAATGACAAATGACCCAATGACAGAAGAGGCGATGACAAATCAGCCAATGACAGGAGAGGCGATGGCAAACCAACCAATGACAGGAGAGGCGATGACAAATGAGCCAATGACAGAAGTGGCGATGACAAATCAGCCAATGACAGGAGAGGTGATCACAAATGAGCCAATGACAGGAGAGGCGATGACAAATGAGCCAATGACAGGAGAGGCGATGACAAATGAGCCAATGACAGAAGTGGCGATGACCAATCAGCCAATGACAGGAGAGGTGATGACAAATGAGCCAATGACAGTTGAGGCGATGACAAATCAGCCAATGACAGGAGAGGCGATGACAAACCAGCCAATGACAGGAGAGGCGACGACAAACCAGCCAATGACAGAAGAGGCGATGAATAACCATCAAATGACAGAATTGGCAATGAAAAACCATCAAATGACAGAAGAATCAATGACAAACCAACCAATGACAGAAGTACCTATGGAGACGGTAACAGAAAATCAAGTCGCAGAaaaaacaatgacaaaaaaacCAACGACGATAAAGCAAACCACAAGCCATCCTTCAACACAGAGGTTACCTTTGACTCCAG TCCAGAGTAACTTCATCCGGTTGAGTGGAGGCAAGAAACCGAGCGAAGGTCGAGTGGAGGTGTTCTACAATAACACGTGGGGAACCGTATGCGACGATTCATGGCAGATGAAGGACGCGAATGTTGTCTGCCGGATGCTGGGGTTTCCTTATGCGCTCCAGTACACACA AACGTCTTCATTCGGAGGTGGCTCGGGCCCGATCTGGATGGACAACGTTGGTTGTCGTGGTAACGAAAGCTCCCTGGCTGACTGCCAGTTTAACGGCTGGGGTGTCCATAACTGCGACCATGAGGAGGATGCTGGCGTGGTCTGCAACGATGGCACAG TTGATATCATGATCCGTCTCGCCGGCGGAAAGCGCCCCACGGAGGGCCGAGTGGAAGTTGCTATAAACGGGGTCTGGGGCACAGTCTGTGACGACTTCTGGAGCCTCGACAGCGCCCGCGTTGTATGCCGGTCCTTAGGTTTTCCAGGCGCCAAGCGGGCGCACAGTAACGCGTACTTTGGCGCGGGGACTGGGCCTATTCAATTAGATGACGTCATTTGCGATGGCAGCGAGACTTCACTGACAGAGTGTGAACGCAACGGTTTGGGCTTGAAGTATTTCTGCGGTCATCACGAGGACGCAGGGGTTGAGTGCGAGGAGCCCATTACTACGCCAG aGCCCACAACAAAGAAAATCACAACCCCAGTTCCATCAACATCATCCCCTACGCCAGAAC CATCTAAAACAGCCCGAACTAGCATGGCGACCGAGGTTAACCAATCAACCACCGCAAGATTATTAAAAACTGCACGAGGTAGCATGACGACCGAGCCTCGGCCCACGAGCATCTCTAATCAGACAACGAGAAAAG CGACAGCTGGCAGTATGAGCATGCGCACTAGCTTCGTAACTAGCTCCACGCGAGTCACTTCCTCACCCACAACAGTCAAAGCTACCAGTAGAAGTACACGAACTAAATTCGTACCTCGAATCACGCGAGTCACTGCCTCGCCCACTAGAGAAG CAAGACAATATGAAGTCCGTCTCTCCGATGGCAAGACTCCTTACGAAGGCCGCGTCGAAATTTACTATAACGGAAAGTGGGGCACAGTCTGTGACGACAGCTGGGGTATAGACGACGGTCACGTGGTCTGCAGGTCACTCGGTTATGCGTCGGCACTGCAGTCCAAAACCAAGGCCTACTTTGGTCCAG GTACTGGTGTGCCTATACACCTGGACGACGTGGGGTGCACGGGGAAGGAGACCGGCCTGGAAGACTGTCGGCACAAGGGATGGGGTGTGCATAACTGCGGTCACCAGGAAGACGCGGGGGTGGTGTGCAACGACGGCTCAG TTCCCGTACACTTTACCCGACTAGTCGGCGGAAAGACCTTCTTGGAAGGCCGCGTGGAAGTCTACCATAATGGTGCCTGGGGCACAGTTTGTGATGACGAGTGGAGCATCAGTCTCGCTAACGTCGTGTGCAGGTCTCTCGGATTCTCATTCGCCCTCCAAGTGCGAGATAGGGCCGCTTTCGGCGAGGGTACTGGCCCGATACACATGGATAACGTCCACTGTACCGGAAGTGAGATGTCGCTTGTCAAGTGTGGCCACCGAGGCTGGGGAATAAGCAACTGCCAGCATAAAGAAGATGTCGGGGTTGTGTGCAGCGAGAGACAAG CCCAAGTGCGACTTGTCAACGGTGACACTCCCCTGGAGGGGCGTGTCGAACTATCCTACCTCCCAGACACCTGGGGCACAGTCTGCGATGACTCATGGGATATCCAAGATGCACACGTGGTCTGTCGTAGCCTTGGTTACCACCATGCCGTTAGGGCTATCGGGAATGGGTTCTTTGGGCGTGGCCGAGGGGATATCTATCTGAGTGCCTTGAGGTGCAGGGGTACAGAGAAGTCCTTGGTAGATTGCGAGCACACAGGGTTCCATAGGGTTCCCGGATGTGGCCATATCGACGATGCGGGGGTCGTGTGTGCCAACCAATCAG aggCGAAGACAGCCTCACCGGCACGTGACACTGATG TCCCCAAGCATCGCACGCGTCTGGTTGGAGGGCGTGGCCCGTACGAAGGCCGCGTAGAAGTGTGGTATGGAGAGGAATGGGGCACAGTCTGTGACGATGAGTGGGATTTCAATGACGCGAATGTCGTGTGTAAATCCCTCGGGTTTCCCGCGGCTAAGGTGTTCCACCGTTACGCGCGGTACGGGCAGGGTGCCGGTCGAATACTGCTGGATAACGTGGAATGTACGGGGAGTGAGAGGTCGGTGGTGGAGTGTCCACATCAAGGATGGGGAGTGCAGAATTGCCACCATAGCGAGGATGCTGGTGTAGAATGCAGGACAGAGACTTGGACAG aacttcCAACAACTTCTATCACTACTACAACAAAGACACCGACAGCAACAAGTAGAGCAACCACAACTGAAGCAGCAACATCTGGAGCAACCACAACCGAAGCAGCCACAACTGAAGCAACCACAGCTACCACAACTGAAGTACCTACGACAAGCAAAGAAAGGCCGTCTTCTAGACCAACAATGACgaaatcatcatcaacaacaacgttCACCACAACGAGACCGCTGACTCCCGAAATAATAGGCGCAAATGAGCCGCAACGGACAACCAAGATACCTACAAAAGATG GCCCTCACGTCCGTCTACGACTAATGGACGGCAAGCGTGCAAGCGAGGGTCGAGTCGAGGTCTTGTATGACGGTGAATGGGGCACGATCTGCGATAACTTGTGGGACGTGATGGATGCGCACGTGGTTTGCCGATCCCTAGGATATCACAGCGCGCGAAAACACAAGGGCTTTGCATTTTTCGGTCACGGGGAAGGGCGTGTCCTTCTAGAGGGGGTGCAGTGCACCGGCAAGGAGGATTACCTGGATCATTGTCCCCATATGGGATGGGGTGTGACAGGGTGTGGTCACCATAAGGACGCTGGAGTCATGTGCTATGAGGAGGAACCGCCCACCACCCAAG AGCTGCTTACTCCTCCTATAACGCAGTCTAAGAAGAAAG CGTCCTACGGAGATATTCGTTTGGTTGGAGGCTTTCGCCCGAGTGAAGGCCGCGTTGAGATCTACCACAACGGAGTCTGGGGCACAGTCTGTGATGACCAATGGGATATCAACGCTGCTCACGTGGTATGTCGGTCGCTTGGATACCGGCGGGCACTGGAGTTTAAAGTCTATTCACATTTCGGAAAAGGCGAAGAACCGACATGGCTCGATGATGTCGTATGTCGGGGATCGGAGAAGTCGTTGAATGAGTGTCGGCATGCCGGATGGGGAGTGGAGAACTGCGCTCATTCCGAGGATGCTGGTGTCGTGTGTGAAGAAGACGTGCCTTATACTTCAAAAA TCCCCACGCATCGCACTCGGCTGATAGGAGGCAGCCGCCCAAGCGAGGGCCGCGTCGAGGTCTTCTACAACGGGGCCTGGGGCACAGTCTGTGACGATCTTTGGGACGAGGCTGATGCGTCAGTAGTGTGCAAATCGCTTGGGTACCCAGGCGCGCGCAGCTTCAAAACCATGGCGTACTTTGGGCGTGGTTCTGGTCCTATAGTCCTGGATAACGTAGAGTGCCGTGGGTATGAGGATGCGATAGGCGAGTGTCCGAGTCGCGGATGGGGAGTCAGTAACTGCGGGCACAAGGAAGACGCGGGAGTGGTCTGCATGGACGATAACCCAG ATTCAAAAACCGAACAGCCTCTCTTTAATGGCCATACTCAAG CCCTACCGAGACAAACCTTATCCTCCGAAA ACGCTGCTATTCGTACTCGACTCGTCGGTGGAATTCGTCCGAGCCAGGGACGCCTGGAGGTATTCTACGACGGCCGGTGGGGAACCGTATGTAACGACCTGTGGTCCGACACAAACGCTAACGTCGTGTGCAAATCCCTCGGTTTCGGAGAATCTCACGGACTCGGATTCATGTTCGGTGCCGGGAGTGGTCCGATCCTAATGGATGACGTCATTTGCTCTGGGAACGAGGCTTCGCTGGTGGATTGTTCCcacagggggtggggtgtggAGGATTGTGAACATCGTGAAGATGTCGGCGTGGTGTGTAGTGAGAATGCGCTGGCAAGGACTACGCCGA CCTCAGCTCAAAAAAACCCAGCTCCCCTGTCCACTACAGTAACACCCACCACCCAAATTCCAACAACAGCCTCCTTGCCAACTA CTACTGCAAGGCCATCAACACCCGCAGAGACAACAATACAGTCTACAACATCCCCCGAAACAACAATACAGTCTACAACATCCCCCGAAACAACAATACAGTCTACAACATCCCCCGAAACAACAATACAgtctacaacatcaacat ACAACAAACTGCGCACTCGTCTGGTTGCCGGCAACATTCCCAGCGAGGGCCGAGTGGAAGTTCTGAATGACGGGGTCTGGGGCACAGTCTGCGATGACCTTTGGAGCATGGAGGATGCGCACGTGGTTTGCAGGTCTTTGGGTTTCCAAG GCGCAAGGGATTACAAGAGCCACGCCTTCTTTGGTCGCGGCACCGGGCCCATTTGGCTGGACGGTGTGCGGTGTCGTGGCTCAGAAGAGTCCGTCCTCGAGTGCGAACATCGCGGGATCGGGATCCATATGTGTGGACACCATGAAGATGCCGGAGTGGTCTGCATTACTTCGCAGTAG